CACCTCGCGGGTGTCGCGGGTGACGCCGGCGGCGCGCAGGGCGGCGGAGTTGGCCAGCGCCATGTGCCCGTCCAGCCGGCTCACCCACACGGGGTTGTCGGGCGTGACCGAGTCGATCCACTCCTTCCTCGGCAGCTCGCCGCCCCAGAGCGAGTGGTCCCAGTTCCCCTCGGTGATCCAGGCGCCCGGCGGCAGCGTGCGCGCGAAGTCGCGGATGCGTCGGGTGAACTCCTCCGGCGTGCGCGCGTCGCGGAGCTGCACCGAGGCCAGCGAGTACCCGCCGCCCAGGAAGTGGATGTGCGAGTCGATGAACCCCGGCACCACCATCCGCCCCACCGCGTCGACCACCCGCGTCCCCGGCCCGGCCAGCCGCTCCACTTCGCGGTCCGACCCGACCGCGACGATCCGCCCCCCGCGCACCGCCAGCGCCTGCGCGTCGCGCGCGCCGGCCACGCCCGTCCAGACGGTCGCGTGGAGGACGACCAGCTCGGCGGGCTCCTGGGACGCCACCCGCGTCCCCTGCGCGTACGCGGCCAGGAGCAAAGGCCCGCCGAGGACGACGGTGCGGCGGAGGAGAGGGTGCCGGTTCATGGGAGCGCGGGGAGCGAGGCCGGGATGAGCGGTGTGGGTGAGCGGGAGATCTAGCCGCGCCGGAAGCCGGAAGGCAATGGCCGGTGGATGCGGTCGCGTCAGGACGGGTTATCTTCCCCTCCCCGGTTCCACTCACCCCAGCCCGGTGCTCGTCGTGAAGCTCTGGATCGATGCGGACGCCGCGCCGCGCGACGTGAAGGAGATCGTCTTCCGCGCGGCCAGGCGCCTGGAGCTGGAGACGCTGCTCGTGGCCAACCAGCGGCTCCAGGTGCCGCCCGGCAACGCGTTCGTGGCCGCCGTGCGGGTGGAGGGCGGCCCCGACGCGGCCGACCGCCACATCGCCGAGGCCGCCCTGCCGGGCGACGTGGCCGTGACGGCCGACATCCCCCTCGCGGCCGCGCTGGTGGAGAAGGGCGTGAGCGTGATCGACCCGCGCGGCGAGGAGTACACGCCCGAGAACGTGGGCGAGCGCCTGGCCGTGCGCGACTTCATGGACGGGCTGCGGGGCTCTGGCGTGGAGACGGGCGGCTCGCGGCCCTACGGCGCGAAGGAGAAGCAGGCGTTCGCGGCGGCGCTCGACCGCGTGCTCACCCGGGCGCTGCGCCGCCGCTGAGCCGTCCGCATGGCGGTGGGTACGCGGGCGGCGGCAGACCGGGTTTTCCGGACAGCCGCTCCGGGCGATCCCCCCTGCGCGCGGCTGCGCGGCAGTGTATTATGACGCGCCGATCTGTGCCTGCCTCCCCACCCGTTCCCCGAGGGAAGCACGATGCGAGTGATGGATGTGATGGCTCAGCAGCCTTACGTCGTCACGGCGTCCGACCCGGTCGCCCGCGTCGCCCGGACGATGCGCGACTTCAACCTGGCGCTGGTCCCGGTGGTCGACGACCGCCGCGGGATGCGCGTGCGCGGCGTGATCACCGAGCGCGACCTGGTGGTGCGGCACGTGGCCGCCGGCTGCCCGCCGGGCCACCGCGCGCAGGACGTGATGACGCGCTACGCCTGGGCCACCCTCCGTCCGGACGACGGGATTGAGGACGCTCTCGCCCGGATGCTGGGCGCGGACGTGCAGCAGGCCCTGGTCACCGACGGCGAGGAGCGCCTGCTCGGGATCGTCTCCGCGCGCGACCTCCTGCGCGCGCGCTCCGACCGGGAGCAGGCGGGAGTCGAGAAGCTGCTCCGGGAGGTGATGGAAACGCCGATGCTGGTGGAGAGTTGAAAAACCGGAGGATGGAGATCAGCTGGCACTCAGGAGCGGGCGGAAGCCTGCCTGGCGGAAGTGATCGTCCGCTGTCAGTGCGTCCGTAATTCCACGCTGGCGCATCACCACGAACGACATGCAGTCCGTCAGGCTCCATTCCTTGTCACCTCGAGCCCGGAAAAGCGCAAAGGACTCTTCGACGAGCCGCTCCGAGAACGGGACGATCTCGAGGTCACGGTTCTCCGCTATGCTGTCGAGGAGCGAAACGGCGACGGACCGGTAGCGCGCCTTCGAGAGAGCGTTCCCGATCTCCAGAATGACAGCCCATGTCGTGATCATCCGGGTCCGTTCGGACCTGAGCTGATTGGCGACGTTGACAGCTGCGGCGTGAAGTGCGTCACGAGGAACAACGAGTGCGATGGCGAACGCAGTGTCGAGGAACACTTCACTCGTCTTCGTCATCGACAAGGTCGCCGTAGAGGTATTCGTCGAGACGGGTCGAGAAGTCTTCCGGACCGTCGACGCTCAACGAAAGCGCAGTTTCAAGGAATGACTTCTCGCCTTTCCGAACAGCCTCGCCCGGATCGACGGTGACAAACACGCGCGTGTTCGGCGGCAGCGGCAACGGCTCGTCTAGGCGGATCACCTCGCCGTCATAGGTCGCGGGGATGCGTGTCATCTTCGTCTCCATGTGATGCCTCGTTCGCGCACGGTTCGTCCAGTTTGATACGATTGCGCTGCCCCGTCAAGGGATACACGCGAAAGCGGCCACCGGTCGGACGCTCCTGTTTGCCACCTGCCCTTCGACTGAGACGACTGCCCTTTCCATCTTTCCATCGCAGCCCGCGAGACCTCGCCGGGCTCACTCCCGCGGTGGAGCGCTCGCTTCCGCCCGCAGCACCGGCTCCAGCACCCTCCAGACGTTCTCGGCGAGGATGCGGTGGCCGCGCTCGTTGGGGTGGATGCCGTCGCCCAGGTTGAGCTCGGGGTTGCCGGCCACGCCCTCCAGGAGGAAGGGGACGAGCGGCAGGGTGTCCTCCCGCGCGACGTCGGCGTAGACGGCGCGGAAGTCCCGGCCGTAGCGCTCGCCCAGGTTGGGCGCGGCCACCATCCCCGCCAGCACGATGCGCGCTCCCGGCCGCGCCTCCTTCACCGTGTCGACGATCGCCTCGAGGTTCTCGCGCAGCCGGCGCAGGCTGGTGCCGCGCAGCATGTCGTTGGCGCCCGTCTCCAGCACCAGCACGTCGAAGGGCTGGTTGAGCAGCCAGCGCATCCGGCCGCGCGCGCCGGTCGACGTCTCGCCGCTCACGCCCGCGTTCACCACCTCGAAGGGGAGCCCCGCGGAGTCGATCTTCTCCTGGATGAGCGCGGGGAAGCCCTGCTCGGGCTCCAGCCCCAGCGCGGCGGTGAGGCTGGTCCCCACGAAGAGCACCACCCTGCGCTCCCCGGCCGGGGCGGCGGGCGGCTCGGGGTCGGCGGCGCCGCGGGCGCCGTCCGCGGGCTGGCGCTCCCCGGCGCGGCAGCCGATGATGAAGAAGGCCGGTACCAGGACTCTCAGGGACCAGCGGGACACGGATCCAGTGCTCATCGCGGAGAATCTGTCCAAGACGTACAGGAGCGGCGGCCAGCAGCTGGCCGCCGTGAGAAACGTAAGCTTCCGGGTGGAGCCGGGGGAGACGGTGGCAATCGTCGGGCCGTCCGGGAGCGGGAAGACCACGCTGCTGGGGCTCCTGGCCGGGCTCGACCGCCCCAGCGGCGGCGCCGTGCGGCTGGACGGCACCGACCTGGGCGCGCTCAGCGAGGACGCCCGGGCGCGGCTCCGGCGCGAGCGGATCGGCTTCGTCTTCCAATCGTTCCAGCTCATCCCCACCCTTACCGCGCGAGAGAACGTGGAGGTCCCCCTGGAGCTGCGCGGCGAGCGCGCGGGCGGGCGGGCGGACGAGCTGCTGGCGCGGGTGGGGCTCGGCGGGCGCGGGCACCACTTCCCCGCCCAGCTCTCCGGCGGCGAGCAGCAGCGGGTGGCGATCGCGCGGGCGTTCGTGCACCGGCCGTCGATCCTCTTCGCCGACGAGCCCACGGGGAACCTGGACGCGGCCACCGGCGGGCGGATCATCGAGCTGCTGACGGAGCTGAACCGCGAGCTGGGGACCACGCTGGTGCTGGTCACCCACGACCCCGACCTGGCGGCGCGCGCCCGGCGGGTGATCCGGCTGGCGGACGGCGTGGTGGTGTCGGACGAGCGGGGCGGCTCGTGACGCGCTCCGGCCCGCTGCTGGCGC
This region of Longimicrobium sp. genomic DNA includes:
- a CDS encoding YaiI/YqxD family protein; translated protein: MKLWIDADAAPRDVKEIVFRAARRLELETLLVANQRLQVPPGNAFVAAVRVEGGPDAADRHIAEAALPGDVAVTADIPLAAALVEKGVSVIDPRGEEYTPENVGERLAVRDFMDGLRGSGVETGGSRPYGAKEKQAFAAALDRVLTRALRRR
- a CDS encoding arylesterase, whose translation is MSRWSLRVLVPAFFIIGCRAGERQPADGARGAADPEPPAAPAGERRVVLFVGTSLTAALGLEPEQGFPALIQEKIDSAGLPFEVVNAGVSGETSTGARGRMRWLLNQPFDVLVLETGANDMLRGTSLRRLRENLEAIVDTVKEARPGARIVLAGMVAAPNLGERYGRDFRAVYADVAREDTLPLVPFLLEGVAGNPELNLGDGIHPNERGHRILAENVWRVLEPVLRAEASAPPRE
- a CDS encoding CBS domain-containing protein yields the protein MAQQPYVVTASDPVARVARTMRDFNLALVPVVDDRRGMRVRGVITERDLVVRHVAAGCPPGHRAQDVMTRYAWATLRPDDGIEDALARMLGADVQQALVTDGEERLLGIVSARDLLRARSDREQAGVEKLLREVMETPMLVES
- a CDS encoding ABC transporter ATP-binding protein; protein product: MRNVSFRVEPGETVAIVGPSGSGKTTLLGLLAGLDRPSGGAVRLDGTDLGALSEDARARLRRERIGFVFQSFQLIPTLTARENVEVPLELRGERAGGRADELLARVGLGGRGHHFPAQLSGGEQQRVAIARAFVHRPSILFADEPTGNLDAATGGRIIELLTELNRELGTTLVLVTHDPDLAARARRVIRLADGVVVSDERGGS
- a CDS encoding PIN domain-containing protein, coding for MTKTSEVFLDTAFAIALVVPRDALHAAAVNVANQLRSERTRMITTWAVILEIGNALSKARYRSVAVSLLDSIAENRDLEIVPFSERLVEESFALFRARGDKEWSLTDCMSFVVMRQRGITDALTADDHFRQAGFRPLLSAS